Within Thermus sp. CCB_US3_UF1, the genomic segment CCCCCCTGACGCCCAGCTCCTGGGCCAGGGCCTGGGCCTCCGCCTCCTGGCCGGCCACCATCTTCTTGATGAAGAGCTCCACCTTCCACTCGTAGCGGTCAAACCCTTCCTTTTCCAAGAGGGCCGCGGCCAGGTACTCGGGGTTCCCCCCCAGCTTGATGTCCGTACCCCGGCCCGCCATGTTGGTGGCGATGGTGACGGTTTTGGAGCGCCCCGCCTGGGCCACGATCTCCGCCTCTTTGGCGTGGTGCTTGGCGTTGAGCACCTGGTGGGGGATGCCCTGGCGGAGGACGCCCAGGGTGTGCACCGCCCGCTTCAGGCCCTCCCAGGCCGCCCGCAGGTTCCCCTTGGGGGGGATGAGTTCCTCAAAGGGGGCCAGGTCCTCGTCCTTGAGCTGGGTGGGCTTTTCCAGAAGCTTCCTCAGGCGCTCCCAGGCCTCCCCCGTCTGCTTGGCGCTGGCCTTCTTGAAAAGCTCCAGGCGCATCTCCAGGCGGGGCAGGTAGAGGCGGGGCTCCTTGAGCATCTGGGAAAGGCGCTCGGACTTTTCAATGCTGATGGTGCCCACCAAGACCGGCTGCCCCCGCTCGTACTTCTCGGCGATCTCCTCCACCACCGCGTAGAACTTCCCCTTCTCCGTGCGGTAGACCACGTCGGGGTGGTCCTGGCGGATCATGGGGCGGTTGGTGGGGACCACCACCACGTCCATGCCGTAGATCTCCTGGAACTCCTTCTCCTCGGTCTTGGCGGTGCCGGTCATGCCCGCCCGCTTCTCGTAGAGGCGGAAGAAGTTCTGGTAGGTGATGGTGGCCAGGGTCTGGTTCTCCCGCTCGATCCGGACCCCTTCCTTGGCCTCAATGGCCTGGTGCAACCCCTCCCCGTAGCGGCGCCCGGGCATGAGCCGGCCCGTGAACTCGTCCACGATGATGACCTGGCCGTCCTGGACGATGTAGTCCCGGTCCCGGTGGTAGAGGTCCTTGGCCCGGATGGCCTGGATGAGCATGTGGGCCAGCTCCATGTTTTCCGGGCTGAAAAGCCCCTCCACCCCAAGGAGCTTCTCCGCCTTGGCGATGCCCTGGAGGGTGAGGTGCACGGAGCGGTTTTTCTCCTCGATGGTGTAGTCCCCCGTGGGCTCCTTGCGCACCCCGGGCTCAGGGGGAAGGCCTCTTTCCAGCTTTTTGGCGATCTCGGCCATCTTGTAGTAGAGGTCGGTGGCCTTCTCCGCCGGGCCGGAGATGATGAGGGGGGTGCGGGCCTCGTCGATGAGGATGGAGTCCACCTCGTCGATGATGGCGTAGTGCAGGGGGGTATCGTGGCGGAGCACCAGCTGGTCTGGGCTGATGGCCATGTTGTCCCGCAGGTAGTCAAAGCCCAGCTCGGAGTTGGTCACGTAGGTGACGTCGCAGAGGTAGGCCCGGCGGCGCTCCTCCGGGGTGGAGGTGTGCTGGATGACCCCCACGCTGAGGCCGAGGCCCCGGTAGACGGGCCCCATCCACTCCGCGTCCCGCTTGGCCAGGTAGTCGTTCACCGTGACCACGTGGACGCCCTTGCCGGTGAGGGCGTTGAGGGCCACGGCCAAGGTGGCCACCAGGGTCTTCCCCTCCCCGGTCTTCATCTCGGCGATCTTGCCCTCGTGGAGGACCGCCCCGCCGATGAGCTGCACGTCAAAGTGGCGCATGCCCAGGTAGCGCTTGGCCGATTCCCGGGTGAGGGCGAAGGCCATGGGGAGAAGCTCCTCCAGGGAAGCACCCTGCTGGTGCTTCTCCTTGAGCTCCCGGTAGGCCGCGGCCAGGTCGGGGATCCGCTCCACCTCGGCCTCGAGGCGGTTGGTGGGCTCCACCACCTGCTTCTGGTAGCGGGCGATCTCCCGCTCGTTGTTGTCAAAAAGCTTCCGTATGAGGCCCAGCATCCTAGGGCCGATTGTACTCCCTGGGGATGAGAAACCCCTTTAGGCTTCCTCCAGGGGCCAGTAGGCGGTGGCCCCCAGGCCCAGGGGGCTTGGGGGAAGGCCCGCCCGGTAACGGCGCCAGGCGGCCAGGGCCACCATGGCTCCGTTGTCCTGGGAGAGGCCCCTGGGGGGGAAGTGGACCTGGAGGCCTGCCTGGCGGAAGCGTTCCTGAAGGGCTTGGTTGGCGGCCACCCCCCCGGCCACCAGGAGGACGCGGTGGCCGGTGTCCTCGGCCGCCCGCAGGACCACCTCGGCCAGGTGGAGGATGGCCGCCTCCTGGAAGCCCCGGGCCAGGGCGGGGGCAGGTAGGCCCTTCTCCACCAGCTGTAAGGCCCTGGTCTTGAGGCCGGAAAAGCTGAAATCGTACCCCTCCTGCCCCTTGAGGGGGACGGGGAAGGGGATGGCCTCCCCGGCCTCCCGCGCCAGGCGCTCGATCTCCGGCCCCCCGGGGAAACCGAGGCCCAGGAGGCGGGCCACCTTGTCAAAGGCCTCCCCGGCGGCATCGTCCCGGGTGGCCCCCAGGAGGCGGTACCGCCCCAGAGCCTGGACCTCAAAGAGGTGGGTATGCCCCCCGGAGGCCACCAGGGCCAGGAAGGGGGGCTCGAGGCCTTCGGGCCAAGCGGCAGCGATGTGGGCCTCCAGGTGGTGGATGGCGTAAAAGGGCCGCCCCAGGGCCCAGGCCAGGCCCTTGGCGAAGGCGTAGCCCACAAGTAGGGCCCCGATGAGGCCAGGCCCCCGGGTGGCCGCCACCAGGGAAAGGTCTTGGGGGCCGATGCCCGCCTCGGCCAGGGCCCTTTCGGCCAGGGGACGGATCACCTTCAGGTGCTCCCGGCTGGCCAGCTCCGGCACCACGCCGCCAAAGGCCTGGTGAAGGGCCACCTGGCTCGCCACCAGGTTCACCGCCACCCGGCCATCCTCCACCAGGCCCACCCCGGTGTCGTCGCAGGAGGTGTCTATGCCCAGCACCCACACCCTTCCACCCTACCAGGGCTAGGCTGGAGGGGAAGGTGCTCTGGCTTCTGCCCCCCATCCTGCTTCTGGTCTACCTCCTCTACCGGGCCCGCAGGCCCCGGCCCCGGCCCTGGGCGGGGGTGTGGCTGTGGCGGCGGGGAAGGCGGCGCCGCTTCCGCCCCAGGCCCGACCTCAGGCTCCTCCTCCTCCTCCTGGCCGCGGCCCTCCTGGTCCTGGCCCTGGAGGACCCTCCCTTGGGGCCCCCTCCCAGGGTCTTCGTGGTGGACGCCTCCGCTAGCATGGCCGCCCGGGAAGGGGGGAAGACCCGGCTGGACCTGGCCAAGGAAAGCCTCCTTCCCCTCCTGGAAAGGGCCCCGGAGGCGGTCCTGGTCCGGGCAGGGGAGAAGCCTTTGGCCTTTGGCCCCGCCCCTGGGGTCGCCCTCAGGGCCAGGCTCCTCGCCCTGGAGGCCGGGGATGCCCGGGCGGACCTGGAGGGGGCCATGGCCCTGGGGAGGAGGCTCCTCAAGGCCCCGGTGGTGGTGGCCACCGACGGCCCCCCGCCCCCCGGGGCCGAGGGGTACCTGGGGGTGGGCAGCCCCCAGGAGAACCTGGGGATCGTGGCGGTGGCGGGGGGGTTCCTGGCCCTGGGGAATAGCGCCCCAAGGCCCCTCCTGGCCCGGGTGGAGATCGGGGGCCAGGCCTACCAGCGGGAGGTGCCCGCCCGGGGGTATGCCCGCCTCGAGGGCCTCCCCTTAAGCTTCTCCGCCCGGGTCCTGAACGGGGGGGCCCTGGGGCTGGACGACGCCGCGAGCTTTGGCCTAAGGCGGCTTGGAGTGGAGGCCCCATCCCTCCCCGCCCTCACGCGCCTCCTGCGCCTCTTGGGGACGGTTCCGGGAGGGGAGGTGCGGGTGCGCATAGGGGTGCCCCAGGC encodes:
- the tsaD gene encoding tRNA (adenosine(37)-N6)-threonylcarbamoyltransferase complex transferase subunit TsaD, giving the protein MWVLGIDTSCDDTGVGLVEDGRVAVNLVASQVALHQAFGGVVPELASREHLKVIRPLAERALAEAGIGPQDLSLVAATRGPGLIGALLVGYAFAKGLAWALGRPFYAIHHLEAHIAAAWPEGLEPPFLALVASGGHTHLFEVQALGRYRLLGATRDDAAGEAFDKVARLLGLGFPGGPEIERLAREAGEAIPFPVPLKGQEGYDFSFSGLKTRALQLVEKGLPAPALARGFQEAAILHLAEVVLRAAEDTGHRVLLVAGGVAANQALQERFRQAGLQVHFPPRGLSQDNGAMVALAAWRRYRAGLPPSPLGLGATAYWPLEEA
- a CDS encoding VWA domain-containing protein — its product is MLWLLPPILLLVYLLYRARRPRPRPWAGVWLWRRGRRRRFRPRPDLRLLLLLLAAALLVLALEDPPLGPPPRVFVVDASASMAAREGGKTRLDLAKESLLPLLERAPEAVLVRAGEKPLAFGPAPGVALRARLLALEAGDARADLEGAMALGRRLLKAPVVVATDGPPPPGAEGYLGVGSPQENLGIVAVAGGFLALGNSAPRPLLARVEIGGQAYQREVPARGYARLEGLPLSFSARVLNGGALGLDDAASFGLRRLGVEAPSLPALTRLLRLLGTVPGGEVRVRIGVPQAPPEGPTLFFAPQAGEPLPVLLTAPHPLLEGVALLGERLPPPPPPPAPWQALAEGEDGQGLLYFAEGGLYLPPLEAIQDRPLFPVLAYNFLRPYREARTGLLAPEETLLPTPQASFLPREPGGGGRWLALLAALVLLLEALLWRKREAA
- the secA gene encoding preprotein translocase subunit SecA, giving the protein MLGLIRKLFDNNEREIARYQKQVVEPTNRLEAEVERIPDLAAAYRELKEKHQQGASLEELLPMAFALTRESAKRYLGMRHFDVQLIGGAVLHEGKIAEMKTGEGKTLVATLAVALNALTGKGVHVVTVNDYLAKRDAEWMGPVYRGLGLSVGVIQHTSTPEERRRAYLCDVTYVTNSELGFDYLRDNMAISPDQLVLRHDTPLHYAIIDEVDSILIDEARTPLIISGPAEKATDLYYKMAEIAKKLERGLPPEPGVRKEPTGDYTIEEKNRSVHLTLQGIAKAEKLLGVEGLFSPENMELAHMLIQAIRAKDLYHRDRDYIVQDGQVIIVDEFTGRLMPGRRYGEGLHQAIEAKEGVRIERENQTLATITYQNFFRLYEKRAGMTGTAKTEEKEFQEIYGMDVVVVPTNRPMIRQDHPDVVYRTEKGKFYAVVEEIAEKYERGQPVLVGTISIEKSERLSQMLKEPRLYLPRLEMRLELFKKASAKQTGEAWERLRKLLEKPTQLKDEDLAPFEELIPPKGNLRAAWEGLKRAVHTLGVLRQGIPHQVLNAKHHAKEAEIVAQAGRSKTVTIATNMAGRGTDIKLGGNPEYLAAALLEKEGFDRYEWKVELFIKKMVAGQEAEAQALAQELGVRGELLERIRQIREECKADEERVRALGGLFILGTERHESRRIDNQLRGRAGRQGDPGGSRFYVSFDDDLMRLFASDRVIAMLDRMGFDDSEPIEHPMVTRSIERAQKRVEDRNFAIRKQLLQFDDVMARQREVIYAQRRLILLGKDEEVREAALGMVEESVAGLAENFLNPQVHPEDWDLEGLKAGLLDTAPQLGDFPFEELRRLKPEEGVERLVEAALKAYEAREAELSPPLMRAVERFVILNVVDSAWKEHLHNLDVLRQGIFLRGYGQKDPFQEYKIEATRLFNDMVGFIKGEVAKFLFRLKVEAEPVRPVREAPYVPVPAPQEEARPFGVEKKRPTTPPPQPGLSRAERRRLMREEKKRKKG